One window of the Pseudomonas lurida genome contains the following:
- a CDS encoding LysR family transcriptional regulator, whose product MFSSERLKGIDVFVCVADYGSFTAAAEKMNLTASAISKSIARLEKRLGTRLFQRTTRRLSLTEAGVAFYRTCTGVLADLEDAELSLRAEQSEPRGHVRIDLPSVFGRAQVVPALLPLLQAFPSLVPQMSFGDGFVDPFKEGVDVVVRVGGADVWPESVGQRVLAHEWHTLCASPAYLASHGVPTSDSELEHHRCIAYGWVDGRVSPWSFAGEQGTPRRWQMTPHLVIGNGDGLMQAALAGCGIVQLPSWLIQQPLEEGRLVEVLPQLATEGAAIRLAWVKNRQALPKVRVVLEALVAGLGKR is encoded by the coding sequence ATGTTTTCTTCCGAACGCTTGAAAGGTATCGATGTGTTTGTGTGTGTCGCGGACTACGGCAGCTTTACTGCCGCTGCCGAGAAAATGAACCTGACCGCCTCGGCCATCAGTAAAAGCATCGCGCGATTGGAGAAACGCCTGGGGACTCGACTGTTCCAACGCACGACGCGGCGTTTATCCCTCACCGAGGCTGGCGTGGCGTTCTACCGTACCTGCACGGGCGTACTCGCTGACCTGGAGGACGCCGAGCTGTCGCTGCGCGCGGAGCAAAGTGAACCGCGTGGACATGTGCGCATTGACCTGCCGAGTGTGTTCGGCCGTGCCCAAGTGGTGCCGGCCCTGCTGCCTTTGCTGCAGGCGTTCCCGTCCTTGGTGCCGCAAATGTCCTTCGGTGATGGATTCGTCGACCCGTTCAAGGAGGGCGTGGATGTGGTGGTGCGTGTCGGTGGTGCGGATGTCTGGCCGGAATCGGTCGGCCAGCGGGTGCTGGCCCACGAATGGCATACCTTGTGCGCCTCGCCGGCCTACCTGGCGAGCCATGGGGTGCCGACGTCCGACAGTGAACTTGAGCACCATCGGTGCATCGCCTATGGCTGGGTGGACGGACGGGTCAGCCCGTGGAGCTTTGCGGGCGAACAAGGCACCCCGAGGCGCTGGCAGATGACGCCGCACCTGGTGATCGGCAATGGCGATGGCTTGATGCAGGCCGCGTTGGCCGGTTGCGGGATCGTGCAACTGCCGTCCTGGTTGATCCAGCAACCGCTGGAGGAGGGCAGGCTGGTCGAGGTCTTGCCGCAATTGGCCACCGAAGGGGCAGCCATCAGACTGGCCTGGGTTAAAAACCGCCAGGCGCTGCCCAAAGTCCGTGTGGTGCTGGAAGCATTGGTGGCGGGGCTC
- a CDS encoding MFS transporter: MLTTLKNYPLTVNLLLSASLVLTLARAITLPYLVIYLSGQFELGVADIGLVIGSSLIIGSVLSLYGGFLVDSQPGYRLILGCCTVFTLGFLGAFITQDLWIFFTCLVAINLAYAVIDIAVKSGFGRLLPVDARSEAFSIKYTLTNIGYAVGPFLGAGLATLAISLPFLASAGLGVGFFIVYAVWGDRHWAPPHASQAGAPFLAVGKLLLNDYRLVCFTLGGILSAVVFGQFTAYLSQYLVVTTTPEAAYRIISSVVATNAVMVISLQYLIGKRITHQHLHLWLAGGLGLFIVGLAGFGLSNSLMFWVLSMAIFTLGEIIVFHAEYMFIDIIAPEPLRGMYYGAQNLGNVGAALGPVLCGIVLSTQPAHSMFYMLALFVIAGGLLYSLGASLASTANART, translated from the coding sequence ATGCTGACCACGCTGAAAAACTACCCCTTGACCGTCAACCTGCTGCTGAGTGCGTCACTCGTGTTAACGCTCGCCAGGGCTATCACCCTGCCTTATCTCGTGATCTACCTGTCGGGCCAATTTGAATTGGGCGTCGCCGACATCGGCCTGGTGATCGGCAGTTCGCTGATCATCGGCTCAGTGTTGAGCCTGTATGGCGGCTTTCTGGTCGACAGCCAGCCTGGTTACCGGTTGATACTGGGCTGTTGCACGGTATTCACCCTGGGGTTTCTGGGGGCATTTATCACGCAGGATCTGTGGATATTCTTCACCTGCCTGGTCGCGATCAACCTGGCGTATGCCGTGATCGACATCGCGGTCAAATCCGGGTTCGGGCGGCTGCTTCCCGTCGATGCGCGTAGCGAAGCGTTTTCGATCAAATACACCCTGACCAATATCGGTTATGCGGTCGGCCCCTTCCTCGGTGCAGGGCTGGCCACACTGGCCATCAGCCTGCCCTTCCTGGCGTCGGCGGGGCTTGGGGTGGGGTTCTTTATCGTTTATGCCGTGTGGGGCGACAGGCATTGGGCGCCACCCCACGCAAGCCAAGCCGGCGCGCCGTTCCTAGCGGTGGGCAAATTGCTGCTCAATGACTACCGCCTTGTGTGCTTTACCTTGGGCGGGATCCTCAGCGCCGTGGTGTTTGGCCAGTTCACCGCTTACCTCTCGCAATACCTGGTCGTCACCACCACACCCGAGGCGGCGTACCGGATTATCAGCAGTGTGGTGGCAACCAACGCGGTGATGGTGATCAGCCTGCAATACCTGATCGGCAAGCGGATCACCCATCAGCACCTGCACCTATGGCTCGCAGGAGGGCTGGGCCTGTTCATTGTCGGCCTGGCGGGGTTTGGCTTGTCCAACTCGCTGATGTTCTGGGTGTTGTCCATGGCGATCTTCACCCTGGGAGAGATCATCGTGTTCCATGCCGAGTACATGTTCATCGACATCATCGCGCCCGAGCCTCTGCGAGGCATGTACTACGGCGCGCAAAACCTGGGCAACGTCGGCGCAGCCCTGGGGCCGGTGCTGTGCGGGATCGTGCTGTCGACACAGCCCGCCCACTCCATGTTCTACATGCTGGCGCTGTTCGTGATCGCGGGCGGTTTGCTATACAGCCTGGGCGCTTCCCTGGCGAGTACTGCAAACGCGCGCACCTGA
- a CDS encoding protealysin inhibitor emfourin: MHISIKENGGPGFFPGLAKPQTVELDTLPEQDQQELRQLIEASDFFQLPQSKAPERGNPGEVHYTLTVTEGQREHTVCVLAPVKSQALDGLVQCVRRHIRC; the protein is encoded by the coding sequence ATGCACATTTCGATCAAGGAAAACGGTGGGCCTGGGTTCTTTCCGGGCCTGGCCAAGCCGCAGACGGTGGAGCTGGACACGCTGCCCGAGCAGGACCAGCAGGAGTTGCGGCAGCTTATCGAGGCCTCTGACTTCTTTCAGCTGCCGCAAAGCAAAGCGCCCGAGCGCGGTAATCCGGGCGAGGTGCATTACACCCTGACGGTGACCGAGGGCCAGCGCGAGCACACCGTGTGCGTACTGGCCCCGGTGAAGTCGCAGGCGCTGGATGGGCTGGTGCAGTGCGTGCGTCGGCATATCCGCTGCTGA
- a CDS encoding M4 family metallopeptidase, with the protein MCDRHYRNPIFCLIPPYMLDQIARNGDKAQREVALRTRAKDSTFRSLRMVAVPAKGPAQMALAMGAGKRRSIYSANGTDSLPGTLIRGEGQPASGDAAVDEAYDGLGATFDFFDEVFDRNSIDDAGMALDATVHFGQDYNNAFWNSAQMVFGDGDAQLFNRFTVALDVIGHELAHGVTEDEAKLMYFNQSGALNESLSDVFGSLIKQYALKQRAQDADWLIGKGLFTQKIKGSALRSMKAPGTAFDDKLLGKDPQPGHMDDFVQTYEDNGGVHINSGIPNHAFYQVATKLGGFAWERAGRIWYDALRDARLRPNSGFLRFARITHDVAGRLYGANKDEQKAVQEGWKAVGISV; encoded by the coding sequence ATGTGTGATCGCCATTACCGTAACCCGATTTTCTGCCTGATACCGCCCTATATGCTCGACCAGATCGCGCGCAACGGCGACAAGGCGCAACGGGAGGTCGCGTTGCGCACGCGCGCCAAAGACAGCACGTTCCGCTCGTTGCGCATGGTCGCCGTGCCCGCCAAAGGCCCGGCGCAAATGGCCCTGGCCATGGGCGCAGGCAAGCGCCGATCGATCTACAGCGCCAACGGCACCGATAGCCTGCCAGGCACGCTGATCCGTGGCGAAGGGCAGCCCGCCAGCGGTGATGCCGCAGTGGACGAGGCCTATGACGGCCTGGGCGCCACGTTCGATTTTTTTGACGAGGTCTTTGATCGCAACTCCATCGACGACGCCGGCATGGCACTGGACGCGACCGTGCATTTTGGCCAGGACTACAACAATGCCTTCTGGAACTCGGCCCAGATGGTGTTTGGCGATGGGGACGCGCAGTTGTTCAACCGCTTCACGGTGGCCCTTGACGTGATCGGGCATGAGTTGGCCCATGGTGTCACCGAGGACGAGGCCAAGCTGATGTACTTCAACCAGTCCGGGGCGTTGAACGAATCGCTGTCGGACGTGTTCGGTTCGTTGATCAAGCAATACGCGTTGAAGCAACGCGCGCAAGACGCCGATTGGCTGATCGGCAAAGGGCTGTTCACCCAGAAGATCAAAGGCAGTGCCCTGCGCTCGATGAAAGCCCCCGGAACGGCGTTTGACGACAAGCTGCTGGGCAAGGACCCTCAGCCCGGGCACATGGATGATTTTGTGCAAACCTACGAGGACAATGGCGGGGTGCATATCAATTCAGGCATTCCCAACCATGCGTTCTACCAGGTGGCGACCAAGCTGGGCGGGTTTGCCTGGGAGCGCGCGGGGCGTATCTGGTATGACGCGCTGCGTGATGCGCGACTGCGGCCCAACTCCGGGTTTTTGCGTTTTGCTCGCATTACCCATGATGTTGCCGGCCGACTCTACGGCGCGAACAAGGATGAACAGAAGGCGGTCCAGGAGGGTTGGAAAGCGGTCGGCATTTCTGTCTGA
- a CDS encoding DNA/RNA non-specific endonuclease — protein sequence MPARKAKIDLSYRPRLADLRPLIAPSPTLLEARATTPRVTSAKDLKDRGGYAEDFLGSFGVPWPTVEEALAGDTQQRLDYTHFSITMSRAKRLALYVGVNIDGGQHVDIIRSNDTWAYDGRLPNDAQVGEALYASNGLDRGHLVRRQDPNWGDAAQTANVDTFHFTNCSPQMSGFNQKTWLELEDYILDNTQRWKARATVFTGPVFADDDRVYRGVQIPKAFWKVVAYLSDDGKPSASAYMIDQSRELGQLDLVFGQLRTYQRSVIQIERLTGIRFANLADYDGFSNEERATGTRIEALIQGPEDIRL from the coding sequence ATGCCAGCACGTAAAGCCAAAATCGACCTTTCGTACCGCCCCAGGCTCGCCGACCTGCGCCCATTGATCGCGCCGAGCCCTACGCTACTGGAGGCGCGAGCGACGACGCCCCGTGTCACTTCGGCCAAAGACTTGAAGGACCGGGGCGGCTATGCCGAGGATTTTCTCGGCAGCTTCGGGGTGCCCTGGCCCACGGTCGAGGAGGCCTTGGCGGGCGATACACAGCAGCGCCTGGACTACACGCACTTCTCGATAACGATGTCACGCGCCAAGCGACTTGCGCTGTATGTGGGCGTCAACATCGACGGCGGCCAGCACGTGGACATTATTCGCAGCAACGACACCTGGGCCTACGACGGTCGCCTGCCGAACGATGCGCAGGTGGGCGAAGCGCTCTATGCCAGTAATGGCCTCGATCGCGGCCACCTGGTCCGCCGCCAAGACCCGAACTGGGGCGACGCGGCGCAAACCGCCAACGTCGATACCTTTCATTTCACCAACTGTTCGCCGCAGATGAGCGGGTTCAACCAGAAGACCTGGCTGGAGCTCGAAGACTACATCCTCGACAACACGCAACGCTGGAAAGCCCGGGCCACGGTGTTCACCGGCCCGGTGTTCGCTGACGACGACCGTGTGTACCGAGGCGTACAGATCCCGAAGGCCTTCTGGAAAGTCGTCGCCTACCTCAGCGACGACGGCAAGCCTTCTGCCAGTGCCTACATGATTGACCAGAGCCGCGAGCTCGGCCAGTTGGACCTGGTGTTCGGCCAGCTCAGGACCTACCAGCGCAGCGTGATCCAGATAGAACGCCTGACCGGCATCCGCTTCGCCAACCTCGCCGACTACGACGGTTTCAGCAACGAAGAACGCGCCACCGGCACACGAATTGAAGCACTGATACAAGGCCCCGAAGACATTCGTCTGTGA
- a CDS encoding ABC transporter substrate-binding protein: MLPRVTALLTGIGFCALAHAAPTHYPLTVENCGSTLTFQQAPARSVTIGQAATEMLYALGVGDKVVGTSLWFNSVLPQYKAQNDSIERLANNEPSFEAVIAKRPQLVAAELEWVVGPQGVVGTREQFHELKIPTYLLPSDCEGKDNLVGADGTRLEPFHIETIYKSISQLAQIFDVQDRGLQLNDALKARLAKSVATAQGKGLKQASALVWFSSSEMASDPYVAGHKGIPEFMLQTLGLSNVVQSDEEWPAVGWETIAKANPTFLVIARMDRRRYPADDHEKKLAFLRSDPVTRNMDAVKNNRIIILDALALQASIRMFDGLEQLATAIDGYDLPK, encoded by the coding sequence ATGCTGCCACGCGTTACCGCCCTGCTTACCGGCATTGGCTTCTGTGCCCTGGCCCACGCTGCACCCACCCACTACCCGCTGACGGTGGAAAACTGCGGCAGCACCCTCACCTTCCAGCAAGCCCCTGCCCGCAGCGTGACCATCGGCCAGGCCGCCACCGAAATGCTGTATGCGCTGGGCGTGGGCGACAAGGTGGTGGGCACCTCGCTGTGGTTCAACAGCGTGTTGCCGCAATACAAGGCGCAGAACGACAGCATCGAGCGCCTGGCCAATAATGAGCCGAGCTTCGAGGCCGTGATCGCCAAGCGCCCGCAACTGGTGGCTGCCGAGCTGGAATGGGTGGTCGGGCCACAAGGCGTGGTCGGCACCCGTGAGCAATTTCATGAACTGAAGATTCCCACCTACCTGCTGCCCTCCGACTGCGAAGGCAAGGACAACCTGGTAGGCGCTGACGGCACGCGACTGGAGCCGTTCCACATCGAGACTATTTATAAGAGCATCAGCCAGCTGGCGCAGATTTTCGATGTACAGGATCGTGGCCTGCAGTTGAACGACGCACTCAAGGCCCGCCTGGCCAAGTCCGTCGCCACGGCACAGGGCAAAGGCCTCAAGCAGGCCAGCGCGCTGGTGTGGTTCTCCAGTTCGGAGATGGCCAGCGACCCTTACGTGGCCGGCCACAAAGGCATTCCGGAGTTCATGCTGCAAACCCTCGGCCTGTCCAACGTGGTGCAGTCCGATGAAGAGTGGCCCGCCGTCGGCTGGGAAACCATTGCCAAGGCCAACCCGACCTTCCTGGTGATCGCGCGCATGGACCGCCGCCGCTACCCCGCCGACGACCATGAAAAGAAACTGGCGTTTCTGCGCAGCGACCCGGTGACCCGCAACATGGACGCGGTGAAAAACAACCGCATTATCATCCTCGACGCCCTGGCGTTGCAGGCCAGCATCCGCATGTTCGATGGCCTTGAACAACTGGCCACGGCCATCGACGGCTACGACCTGCCGAAATGA
- a CDS encoding FecCD family ABC transporter permease, protein MMRTLLALALLLAAVLAGVAIGETAISPQVVLQVLANKLWAAGYVLDPIDEGVVWNYRLTRALVAAACGAGLATCGVILQSLLRNPLADPYLLGISAGASTGAVLVALMGVGGGLISLSAGAFVGAMAAFALVILLARASGSASGTGQIILAGIAGSQLFNALTAFLITKSASSEQARGIMFWLLGNLSGVRWPSVWLAVPVAVAGLAVCLWHRRALDAFTFGSDSAASLGIPVRRVQFVLVGCAALVTAVMVSIVGSIGFVGLVIPHAVRLLLGTGHSRLLPASALGGALFLIAADVLSRTLIKGQVIPVGVVTALVGAPVFALILIGRRNAR, encoded by the coding sequence ATGATGCGTACCCTGCTCGCCCTGGCCCTGCTCCTCGCCGCCGTACTCGCTGGCGTGGCCATCGGCGAAACCGCCATCTCGCCGCAGGTCGTGCTCCAGGTACTCGCCAACAAACTGTGGGCGGCCGGCTACGTGCTCGACCCCATCGATGAAGGCGTGGTGTGGAACTACCGCCTCACGCGCGCCCTGGTCGCCGCCGCCTGCGGTGCGGGGTTGGCGACCTGCGGGGTGATCCTGCAGTCGCTGTTGCGCAACCCGCTGGCCGATCCGTACCTGCTGGGCATCAGCGCCGGTGCCTCGACCGGCGCGGTGTTGGTGGCGTTGATGGGCGTGGGCGGCGGCTTGATTTCGTTGTCGGCCGGCGCGTTTGTCGGCGCGATGGCAGCATTTGCACTGGTGATCCTGTTGGCGCGTGCCAGTGGTTCGGCCAGCGGCACCGGCCAGATCATCCTCGCGGGCATCGCCGGCTCGCAGCTGTTCAATGCGCTCACCGCGTTCCTGATCACCAAGTCGGCCAGCTCCGAGCAAGCGCGCGGCATCATGTTCTGGCTGCTGGGCAACCTCAGCGGCGTACGCTGGCCCTCGGTGTGGCTGGCCGTGCCGGTGGCTGTCGCTGGCTTGGCCGTGTGCCTGTGGCACCGTCGCGCGCTGGATGCGTTCACCTTCGGCAGCGACTCGGCGGCATCCCTCGGCATCCCGGTGCGCCGCGTGCAGTTTGTACTGGTAGGCTGCGCAGCCCTGGTGACAGCGGTGATGGTGTCGATTGTCGGCTCCATCGGTTTTGTCGGGCTGGTGATTCCCCACGCCGTGCGCCTGCTGCTTGGCACCGGGCATTCGCGCTTGCTGCCGGCGAGTGCCTTGGGTGGCGCGCTGTTTTTGATTGCGGCGGATGTGCTGTCACGCACCTTGATCAAGGGCCAGGTGATACCGGTCGGCGTGGTCACTGCGCTGGTCGGCGCGCCGGTGTTTGCGCTGATCCTGATCGGCCGGAGAAACGCGCGATGA
- a CDS encoding ABC transporter ATP-binding protein: MTVLSCTDLGFKVREVELLRDIHLEVHLGETLGIVGPNGSGKSTLLKLLAGLRTPASGEVLLGGQRLGKLSRRAIAQQLAVVEQQADTDDAIRVFDAVALGRTPWLSALSPWSSEDDAIVKQALHDVDATHLSQRAWRSLSGGERQRVHIARALAQRPQILLLDEPTNHLDIQHQLGILKGVQGLPVTTLIALHDLNQALTCDRLAVLDHGRLVSLGKPLEVLTPQRLQETFGVQAHYLTDPFDGAQILRLRPN, encoded by the coding sequence ATGACGGTGCTGAGCTGCACGGACCTGGGTTTCAAGGTGCGCGAGGTCGAGCTGCTGCGCGACATCCACCTGGAGGTTCACCTGGGCGAAACCCTCGGTATCGTCGGGCCGAACGGCTCCGGCAAATCCACCCTGCTCAAGTTGCTCGCCGGCTTGCGCACACCGGCGTCCGGCGAGGTGTTATTGGGTGGCCAGCGCTTGGGCAAGCTGTCGCGCCGCGCCATCGCGCAGCAACTGGCGGTGGTGGAACAGCAGGCTGACACCGACGACGCCATCCGCGTGTTCGACGCCGTGGCCCTGGGCCGTACGCCGTGGTTGTCGGCACTGAGCCCCTGGTCCAGCGAAGACGACGCCATCGTGAAACAGGCCTTGCATGACGTCGACGCCACCCACCTGAGCCAACGCGCCTGGCGCAGCCTTTCGGGCGGGGAACGCCAACGTGTGCACATCGCCCGCGCATTGGCGCAACGGCCGCAGATTCTGTTGCTGGATGAGCCGACCAATCACCTGGATATCCAGCACCAACTGGGGATTCTAAAAGGCGTGCAGGGCTTGCCCGTCACCACCTTGATTGCCCTGCATGACCTCAACCAGGCGCTGACCTGTGACCGCTTGGCGGTGCTGGATCACGGGCGGCTGGTGTCGCTGGGCAAACCGCTGGAGGTGCTGACACCGCAGCGCTTGCAGGAAACCTTCGGGGTGCAGGCGCATTACCTGACAGACCCATTTGATGGCGCGCAGATTCTGCGGTTGCGTCCGAACTGA
- a CDS encoding GNAT family N-acetyltransferase, which translates to MSPRPIIQAVKAADIPEVLAFVLAARAELFPTLSATGMPADLAQFEAIYLHGDGRFLVARDEGQIVAAIGYLPYDGRFPQLNYQGLKTVEVVRLFVRPAFRRFGLAGELYRALEALATADRVAAMYLHTHPFLPGAIDFWLRQGFEVVDVEADPVWRTTHMQRCL; encoded by the coding sequence ATGAGCCCAAGGCCGATCATTCAGGCGGTCAAGGCCGCGGATATCCCAGAGGTGCTGGCGTTTGTGCTGGCGGCCCGTGCCGAGCTGTTCCCCACGCTCAGCGCGACGGGGATGCCGGCGGACCTGGCGCAGTTCGAGGCGATCTATCTGCACGGCGATGGGCGATTTCTTGTCGCGCGTGATGAGGGCCAGATCGTCGCTGCCATTGGTTATTTGCCCTATGACGGGCGTTTCCCGCAGTTAAATTACCAGGGCCTCAAGACGGTGGAGGTGGTGCGCCTGTTTGTGCGGCCGGCGTTCCGTCGCTTTGGCTTGGCGGGCGAGCTGTACCGTGCGCTGGAGGCGTTGGCCACAGCGGATCGGGTAGCGGCGATGTACCTGCACACCCATCCGTTTTTACCGGGAGCGATTGATTTTTGGCTTCGCCAAGGCTTTGAAGTGGTGGACGTGGAGGCGGACCCAGTGTGGCGCACGACGCATATGCAGCGTTGCCTCTAA
- a CDS encoding GNAT family N-acetyltransferase, translating to MNALTLRPARVTDLPSVYRGELAYIQQWEPTHEAGWRSQVERNLALWVDNFERLTVAALDGQFVGYSLWKPEEGFAELYTINVSEAERRKGIGRALLEAYAVAARDGGCTHLSLSVRPDNPARLMYERAGFVQVGTGSHGYLRYERAEGLGT from the coding sequence GTGAACGCATTGACCCTACGCCCGGCGCGTGTGACCGACCTTCCGTCAGTCTACCGAGGGGAGTTGGCCTACATCCAGCAATGGGAACCCACTCACGAAGCCGGTTGGCGCTCGCAGGTGGAGCGCAACCTCGCGCTGTGGGTGGACAACTTCGAGCGGTTGACGGTCGCTGCGCTGGACGGGCAGTTCGTCGGTTATTCGCTCTGGAAACCCGAGGAAGGCTTCGCCGAGCTTTACACGATCAATGTCAGCGAAGCTGAGCGGCGCAAGGGCATCGGTCGGGCGTTGCTGGAGGCGTATGCGGTGGCGGCGAGGGACGGTGGTTGCACGCATTTGAGTTTGAGCGTGCGCCCCGACAACCCAGCCCGGCTGATGTATGAGCGCGCAGGGTTTGTGCAGGTGGGGACCGGTTCTCATGGCTATCTTCGTTATGAACGAGCGGAGGGCCTGGGAACTTAA
- a CDS encoding alpha/beta hydrolase fold domain-containing protein, with product MAHKPWPASEPERAEMRRFNQKLAWLPRFKIRNRITPRLIQALLRASQKIKRSPVAESRPVGSVPVRILRPSGKPKGVVLDIHGGGWVIGNAQMDDDLNLGMVNACDVAVVSVDYRLAVDTPVEGLMDDCLAAARWLLTTEEFAGLPVIVVGESAGGHLAAATLLALKQWPELLQRVRAAVLYYGVYDLTGTPSVRAAGPQTLLLDGPGMVEALRMLTPGLSDDERRQPPLSPLYGDFSGMPPALMFVGELDPLKDDTLLIAERWPGAEAHLLPEAAHGFIHFPVVMGAAVLAYSREWISRRVSGAVLSLPASK from the coding sequence ATGGCCCATAAACCCTGGCCTGCCAGTGAGCCTGAACGGGCCGAGATGCGCCGCTTCAACCAAAAGCTCGCCTGGCTGCCGCGCTTTAAAATCCGTAATCGCATCACGCCGCGCTTGATCCAGGCATTGCTGCGCGCCAGCCAAAAGATCAAGCGCTCGCCCGTGGCTGAAAGCCGACCCGTAGGCTCTGTACCCGTGCGCATCCTGCGCCCAAGCGGCAAGCCCAAGGGCGTGGTGCTGGATATCCACGGTGGCGGCTGGGTGATCGGCAATGCGCAGATGGATGACGACCTCAACCTGGGCATGGTCAATGCCTGTGACGTGGCGGTGGTGTCGGTGGATTATCGGCTGGCGGTCGACACGCCGGTCGAGGGCCTGATGGACGACTGCCTGGCGGCGGCGCGTTGGTTGCTCACCACTGAAGAGTTTGCCGGCCTGCCGGTGATCGTGGTCGGCGAATCGGCCGGCGGGCATCTGGCGGCGGCGACGTTGCTGGCGCTCAAGCAGTGGCCGGAGCTGCTCCAGCGTGTGCGCGCAGCGGTGTTGTATTACGGCGTCTACGATTTGACTGGAACGCCGAGCGTACGCGCGGCGGGGCCGCAAACATTGCTGCTGGACGGGCCGGGCATGGTCGAGGCGCTGCGCATGCTGACGCCGGGGTTGAGCGATGACGAGCGTCGGCAGCCGCCGTTGTCACCCCTGTATGGTGACTTCAGCGGCATGCCGCCAGCGTTGATGTTTGTCGGCGAACTGGACCCGTTGAAGGATGACACACTGTTGATCGCAGAGCGGTGGCCTGGCGCTGAGGCACATTTGTTGCCAGAGGCGGCGCATGGGTTTATTCATTTTCCGGTGGTGATGGGGGCAGCAGTGCTTGCCTACAGCCGCGAATGGATAAGCCGTCGAGTGAGTGGGGCAGTACTCAGTCTTCCAGCGTCCAAGTAG
- the tspO gene encoding tryptophan-rich sensory protein TspO yields MTFFIFLLACIAAASTGIIFKPGAWYESLVKPSFTPPNWLFPVAWTIIYLLLAWAGYRLSLIPGSEVVLALWAAQIALNTLWTPVFFGAHRILAGMVIIAVLWVTVAAMVVLAVRLDLITGLILFPYLAWLCVAAALNFSILRNNR; encoded by the coding sequence ATGACTTTCTTCATCTTCCTGCTTGCCTGCATCGCCGCTGCCAGTACCGGCATTATCTTCAAACCCGGCGCCTGGTATGAATCCCTCGTAAAGCCCAGCTTCACCCCACCCAATTGGTTATTCCCGGTGGCGTGGACGATTATCTACCTCTTGCTGGCCTGGGCCGGTTATCGCCTCAGCCTCATCCCGGGCAGTGAGGTGGTGTTGGCATTGTGGGCAGCGCAGATTGCGTTGAACACGCTGTGGACACCGGTGTTCTTCGGTGCCCATCGCATCCTCGCCGGAATGGTGATTATCGCGGTGCTGTGGGTGACCGTGGCGGCGATGGTGGTACTGGCGGTGCGCCTGGACCTGATCACCGGCTTGATCCTGTTCCCTTACCTGGCGTGGCTGTGTGTGGCGGCGGCGCTGAACTTCTCGATCCTGCGGAATAACCGCTGA
- a CDS encoding nucleotidyltransferase family protein → MTLTVKTLLNLAMANPINAEITARLPDLGVDQCFLTAGCLFQAVWNHQSNLPAAQGVKDYDVFYFDTDLSYEAEDAVIRSAETLFQDLGVNVEVKNQARVHLWYGQRFGRPYPQLHTAKQGIDRYLVAGTCIGLEIATGEVYAPYGLEDVAQGVLRINPRHPERELFARKASSYQARWPWLRIVAPD, encoded by the coding sequence ATGACATTGACCGTTAAAACCCTGCTCAACCTGGCCATGGCCAACCCCATCAACGCCGAAATCACCGCGCGCCTGCCCGACCTTGGTGTGGACCAGTGCTTTCTCACGGCGGGCTGCCTGTTCCAGGCGGTGTGGAATCATCAGTCGAATTTGCCTGCGGCCCAGGGCGTCAAGGACTACGACGTTTTCTACTTCGATACGGACCTTTCCTACGAGGCCGAAGATGCGGTGATCCGCTCCGCTGAAACGCTGTTCCAAGACCTGGGCGTGAACGTCGAGGTGAAGAACCAGGCGCGGGTGCACCTTTGGTACGGTCAGCGGTTTGGCCGGCCTTACCCGCAGTTGCACACCGCCAAGCAGGGCATCGACCGTTACCTGGTGGCGGGTACGTGCATCGGTTTGGAGATTGCGACGGGCGAGGTGTATGCGCCCTATGGGTTGGAGGATGTCGCGCAGGGCGTGCTGCGTATCAACCCGCGGCATCCGGAGCGGGAGCTGTTTGCGCGCAAGGCCAGCAGTTATCAGGCGCGGTGGCCTTGGTTGAGGATTGTGGCGCCTGACTAG